TGACGGTCGTGTTTCACGCGAGCCCCGCCTCGCTGCAGTGGGCCTACGCCACGAGCGTGCTGGTGCTACTCGCCGGGGCGGCGATCGCAGCGTCGCGCGATCTCTTCAGCCGCCGGCCCCGCACCATCCGTCGGGTTGCGGGCGGCTCGGCCGCGGCGATCGGCGCGGGGCTGTTTCTTGCTCTCACCGGCATCACCTTGCTGATCAATCACTCAGGCATCACCATCGCGTTGGCGTTTGTGACGGCGATCGTCCTCAGTTCGTTTATCTCGCGCTGGATTCGCAGCACGGAGTTGCGGTTCGAGGGATTCGACTTCGCGAACGAACACTCGCAAACCCGTTGGCGTGAACTCTCGAAGCGCGGCCCTCGTGTGCTGGCGCCGCACCGACCCGGGCTGATGTCACTCGCGGATCGCCGCCACGCGTTACTCCGCGACTATCGCCTGGCGGCCGACGAAGCGGTGCTGTTCGTTGAAGTGACCCTCGGCGATCCGAGCGACTTCTACCAACGGCCGCTCATGCGCGTCGAGTGTGAAGAGAACGTCGAAGTGCTACGGGTCTCGCACTGCGTGAGCGTCGCTCACGTGTTGGCCGCGATTTGCCTGGAGATGTGCGACGACGAAACGCCGCCGCCGGAGATTGTCTTCGGCTGGTCGAACGAGGCACCCCTCGCCGCCAACTTGAACTTTCTGTTGCTCGGCGAGGGCAACGTTCCGTGGATGGTGCGAGAACTAGTCCTCAACGCGGGGTTGCCCGCGCATCGCCAACCACGAATCCTCATTGGCTAGGCGACTCGGCGGGAAACTGCGCGACGAGTCACGCCGACCAGGGCAGTAGCGCCAAGAATCGCGAGGCCAATCGCAGTCGGCTCCGGCACTGCCGCGGCCGTTGGCGTCGCGGAACTCTTGCCGTAGTTGCGTTGCCATTCGAGGAAGTCGGCGCCCGTCATCGATCCGTTGGCAAACCCTGTCTTCCACACGGCAAGATCGGCCGCGTTGACGGCGCCGTCATTGTTGAAGTCGCCGGCAATCGGATTCGCGGGCGAAGGAATTCCCGCGAAGAACAAATTGCTCGAAATGTTGGTGAGGCCCGTGTTCAGTTTGATGATGTCGGCGAGCTTGATCGTGTTCAAATTGATAATCGACGCGATGTCGGCGTTCAGCACGCCGCCTGTGTAGAGCCCATTGTAGTCGCCGGTGTAAAAGAATCGATCGCCGTCGCGCGACCGCGTGAACTGATCTTTGAAGATCTCGGTCATTAACGGGCCAAGGCTGGTGCCGGCGATATGATTTTCCGCCAGAGCGCCCACCAGAGCGTCAACGTTATTAATGTTGTTGCCATACAACGTCCTGATTGCATTCCGATTCGCGGTCGTCGTATCCATTGCGTTAAAGTTGGCAAGCGACGGCAAAAAATACGCGGCTCGCAGTTCGTTGTAATCGACGATGCCGTGATCGCGTCCGCGCTGGATATCCACCGCCGCGAGGTCGGTGCCGCCCGCGCCGGGCGGGCCGAACATGACATTCCGGACCGAGTCGTTGAACAGCAAATCGATCTCCTGCGACTTCTGCAGCGACGCTCCCATCAGCACTTTGTCGACCATCGTCGGGTCGTTCGTGATCAGCGCTGGATTAAAAAATGCGTTAGCGAAGGCGACGTTGGCGACTGTTTGGCTGTTATTGTCCGCCAGCAGCAGCGAACTGCCGACCGTGCTATGCCCGAACCGAAACACCGCGCTCGAGAACGAGTTCGTAACCGTTCCGTCCTTCGAGGCGTTGTAAACGAAGTCTTGCGGCTTGGGAGCGGCCGTCCCCATCAGAGCAGGCAGAAACTCTTTGTAGGTAATTGCCTGCACCTCGGCGCCGACGATCTTTCGCGCGAGGTTGTATTGTTCCTGGGCGTTTAGGCTTGGCTTCTGCGCCGCGATAATATCGACCAAGCGATTGTGCTCGCGGGCGAATACAGTCTGCAGCGACGTAAGCAGCGAGTTTTCGTTGGCGCGAATATCACCGGCGACGAACAGCTGGCTCGCGGGCGTCGGGCCATTGTTTTGGTTTGTCAGTCCCGTCGTATTGTATGGGAGGAGATTATTGGCGCTCGTCTGCAGTTTGGCGCCCGATCCGTTGTTGGTTCTCAGCGCCTTCGCACGAGCGTCGTCCGAGCCGTAGATTTGCGACCCGTCGATCCAAGAAGTCACTTCATTGACCTGTTCGCGACCGCCGTTGATCACGTACTTCGAGCGATTGAAGGCGATCGGGTTCGGACCAAGCGGATCGTTGGGGTCGAGGATATCGATATTCGCGACGCCGTTCACCGACGAGTTAAGCGTCAGCCCCATGTCATGATCGAGGAATTGTCCCCATCCCATGATGTAGTTGCTCAGCCCGCGGACGCTCGGCGTGTCGGCCGTTTGCTTAAAGATGGTGTTCGAGATCGTACGCGCATTGGGACGCACCGGCGGCATGATCATCGCGCCGCCTGCGGTGGCGTAGTCCGTCAAATAGTTGACGCGAATGATTTGAGAGCCGGCTGAACCGCGCTGCCAATCGCTGAAGTGGTTGTACGTTCCATTAATAAACCGATCATGCGTTTGGGCGCAGGCGACGCTGCACTGAGCGCTGATCGCCGCCGCAAGCAGAGCTGACAGGGCGAGCCGCTGGAAAGCAAGATGCAACACTTCAAAGTTCCGCGTCAAAGGTGCGAAGCAGGCTTGGCTGGAGAGGCATTGCGGGGCGTACTCTGAGCCCCCCGCGACGAGAGAACCTCTTGGCGACCAACTTTCAGTCTAGTTGTCCTCGCCGATCGAACAACGAAAATGACGCCGACCCGTTGCTTCCGAAGGACCGATTGTAGGGGCTGTGCCTCGACAGAGGCGGCAATACAGCCGCATTCACAGCTTTTCGCGGAGATTGGCGGGGTCGGCCGATGGACAGGAGCGCCGCGCGCCGCCCAGGCATGGATGGTAGCTCATTTGGGGATTGCCGCACCTTCTCGGCGGCCAAGGGGTGGCAATCGGCAGGTTTGCTGATGAAATGGGAGGACCGTCCTGTTCGAAAGGTTCGAATCTCAGCACCTCAAGCGTCGTCGCAGCGCCCCAACTCACTCACTTGTGTCCTAGCATCGCCTCAAACCATGTCTACCAGTTCCGCTTTCAATCGCACTTCGCTTCTCTTCGCAGCAAGCCTACTTGCCGTCGTCTTCAGCTCGTCCCAAGTGGCGGGCGCCGATGCGGTTGGCTCGGCAAGCAGCGTGAGGTTAAAAATATTGAGCTGCAATGTTCGCGTCCCGCAACCTGAAGACGAACAGGCAGGCGACGGCTGGGAAGCGCGGCGGCAACTATGCGGCGACGTCATTGTCGCCCAACGCGCCGACGTTGTGTGCCTGCAGGAAGCGCGCGGTTATCAAGTCGACGAACTGAAGCGTCGGTTACCAGACTTCGACTCGACCGGCATGTCGCTGCCCGTGCGAGAGGTAGTGCAGAACAATGCGATTATGTATTCCCGCAAACGATTCGAGCTTATCTCCTCGGGCGGCTTTTGGTTTTCTGAGCAACCCCATGTTGCCGGCAGTTTTGGCTGGGACACGAAGTCCCCTCGTCACGCCAACTGGGCGCGTCTCCGAGATCGCGACAACAGCGCCGAGTTCATTGTTTGGAACACTCACTTCGACCACATCGGCCAACAGGCGCGCGAAGAGCAGGCCCGCATGGTGATTGAAGCGTCGGCAGCGTTCGATCCGGTTGGCATTCCACAGGTCCTTACTGGCGACATGAATGCAAAAGCCTCGAACCGTGCCATCGAAGTTCTGAAGGAGGGCGGGTGGCACGACACCTACGCCGCGCTCCACGGCCCCCGAGACCCTGGCTTTACGTTCCATGGATTCAAGGGCGAAGCCCGAAAGGCCAAAGGGGGCGGCGGCAAGATCGACTGGATCTTTACCCGCGGCGACATCAAACCTCTTAACGCGGAGATCATTCGCGACGGTCGCGACGGGAGGTACCCCAGCGATCACTACTTTCTGTCGGCCACGCTCGAACTGCCGATAAACGCTAAGTAGAAGCGACAATCAGTCCACCCTAACGCGCCGCATCGCCCCCAACGTCGACAGCGGCGAATGATCGCGAGCGCGAACGCCGCGAGCACCGCTGCCGCAGGCTCAGGAACAGTCGTACTCGCATTGTCGCTTCCCGTGTACGCCCGCTGCCACGCCAGAAAGTCGGCGCCGTCGACGACGCCGTTGCCGTTCGCGTCCCCAGGCGACAGCTTGCCAAATCCGCTCTTCCACTGGGCAAGATCCGCGGCGTCGACGTCGCCGTCATGGTCGAAGTCGGCGGGACTCACAGGCGCCGTCGCGACAACGGTGAGCGCGAGCGTGTCGACGCTTCGCGTAGCTGACCACGCGCGATCGCTCGGTAGCGCGGGCAGGTTCATCGCGTCGAACGACGTGAGTCCGCCGGTCGCTTTGAGAATCGGAAATTTATCGCCGATTGCTGGGACGAATCCCCCCACCAGCGAGACGTCGAGCGTTCCGCCGAGCGTCGCCGCTCCGAACACCAGCAATTGGTCGAACTGGGCGTGCAACGGGCTAGAATTATCGACGCCGCCGAGTTCGATCGACAGCGTTCCCCCCGGCTGCTGCACATAGCCCGTGATTCCTGCAATTCGGCGGGAAATTTGAAGGGCGAGCACAAAAGCGGCGCACGATGCGGCGCACGACGGGGCAGGGCGGCTCCGGTAGAATGAATCTTCGCCGAGTTTGGGACCTCATGAATCCCACAGGCCGCCATCCGTTTCGGGACCACACCCCCGGGCGGTTGGCGGCCGGCTCGGCTCTTTTTGCAAAGGTGTGGTTTTTCATGCACGACTTCCATCGTCTGCTCGCGTTCACGCGGGCGGCGGAAAACTGCTATGGATTGGCTCGTCAAATTGTTGACGGCTACAGCGACGCTCCCGAGTTCTCGCGATTTTTGAGCGTTGAGGGCCGTCCATACTGCCAGCCCACCGCCAACTGGCAGGCTAGATCTCACATGGACGGCGCCGAGAAAGACTTCGCGGCACTTGAAGACGCTGTTCGCGAGTGGGATGGGGCGGCCAGGGTGGCTGTGGACTACGTTCAGAAGGCAGCTTCAAACCAACACTTCCCGGTCATTAGCGTGCTGGGTTCCTCTTGTGCGTCGGCCCACGAAGCGGCGCGTCAATTCGCCCAGGCAGTCCGCGGGGTGTTCTCCAAGGTCGCAGGCGACGGCGACATTGAGCAAGCGTTCGATCTTGCTCGACTGCTCGTGGAGTTCCGCACCGTGCCGGATTTCAGCGCATTCATCGCTCGGGAGAGCTTGGCAGCCGAAGACCTTACACCTGCGTTGCCGGACGATGAGGAGCCCGATGAGGTTGAAGTTGTCGAGCCGCTAGAAGCGGACCCCGCAGCTGTCTACTTCCCTCGGGAACTTCACGAAGAAATGGGCGTTTCCGCTCCGACGTGGAACACCGCCGCCCGTGGGGCTGGTGTGACGCCGTGTCGTCGCGGGCAGCGCGATCATCGGTATACGAAGGCTGAACGCTTGGCGGTGCTGAAGTATTTTGCGGACAACAGCCCGACTCTGGCCAATAAAAAACGAGCCCAGGAACTGCTGGAAATCGAAAAGAAATCAAAATGAAATCGAAAGATAGAGAAGAAATCGAAAGCCAGTTTTCTTAGATTCTGCGGTCTGTTTTGCGGCGGTAGCATTCGCCCATGCAAGCCAACGACGACGCGTTTGTCGTCACGGCAATTCACGCATGGAGCGAATCAATGCAAAAGACTGCCACGCCCCCACCGGCACCGTCACCGTACCGGACGAAGGCGGAAGCTGCGGAATACATCCGCTGCTCAGTCCGCACTCTCGACCGCCTGGACCTCCCCCGCATCAAACGCGGAGGCCGGGTTCTCTTCCACATCAAGTCGCTTGACGCGGCGATGTTGGCCCTCGAATCGAAGTAAGGGGCCGACTGATGCAGGAAGCAACGATCAATGGTCACGACGTTCTCGACGACCTCTTAGAAGAGGGCGAACGGCTGATTGCCCGCGGGTGGCGAATCATCCCCTGCAACGGCAAGATTCCCTGCGACTACCGCGGCGAGCCGGCGAAGGGATGGAACAAGCTGCCGGCGACGGTCGAACGGCTGCGAATCGGCCTCAAGGCGGCAAGCGATCCTGGCATCGGGCTCGTCATGGGCGCCGACTCCAAGAAGATCGACATGGAAGTCGACGACGACAGCGAGATCAAAGCCCGCGACCACCTTTGGCGAGATGTTGAACGCCCCGTGACGCTGGCGTTTCAATCGAAGCGAGGCCGCCACGATATTTACGCCTTCGATCCGCGGCTGGCGTCGATTCCGTTTGAGGTCTTGGAGTATAGCGACGGCGACGGCAACAAGTTCAAGATTCGACTGGGCACGAACGACGGAGGCGCCCAATCGGTAATCCCGCCGACAGCGCCGCGGGCTTGGATCGAAGGACTTGGCCCCGACGATGTCGACGCCGCGCTGCTCCCTGATGTCGTCGTACTGCGCTTGCTCGCGTGTGCAGAGGCTAAAAAGCCGAAACAGACTCGCTCGCGACCAACGGGAGTTGGTATCCGTCATGACGCCCTCGACGCAGTCCGCAAGTCGACGACGAACATGGAGGACGGCGGCGACGGCAGCAAGCGATTGTTTACGGCGGCTTGCCGGTCGGTCGAGCTCAACTGCAGCGACATCGAAGCGGTTGCGACCATCAACGCCTACGCGGCCGAACGTCCGTTCCCCAAGGGATTCACTGATGCCGAAATCCTGCAGCGAATCCGTGATGCCGAGGGGGTGGTGCAGCGCGGCGAAGCGTTGGCGATTCGCAACTACGAAGAGGTGGAGATCGAAGAAGAAGGCGAAACCAAAGTTATTAAAGTACCGTCCCCAATTGGGGATGTAGTGGCTGCGGCGAAGTTCGTCACGGGCAACTGGCCTCGCCGTAGCGGTGGCACGCTGTTCGTCGACGACAGCCATGGCCTGGCATTCCTCGAGAAGAATCCGACGCCAGCGCTGTTTGGATTCCTCCGCAGCCGCTGCAACAACGTTGATTGGTACTCTAGCGGCAGGTTTTGCACGCAATCGGAGTTCGCGAGCGAGTTCACCCGCACGGCTACCACCTATGACTCGATCGAGAACACGCCGCACGAACCGGCGCGGCCCGCCACGTACTACCGCTGCGACGTTCCGCCCGCTGGCGATGGGCGATATCTCCGCAAGTTCCTCGACCTGTTTAGGCCCGAGACAACGATCGATCGCGACCTGATCCAAGCGGCGGCCATGTCGCTGCTGTGGGGCGGACCGTTCGGCGCAACGCCAGCCTTCGCGGTCACTTCCGACCACGGAAGAGGCGTCGGCAAAACGAGCATGGTGCAATTGCTCACGCGAATCGTCGGCGGGTCGATCGACGTTTCGGCGAACGAGGATGGCGACAAGTTGACGACGCGGCTGCTGACTCCCGCGGCTCGCACCAAGCGAGCGGCCCTATGGGACAACATCAAGTCGATGAAGTTGTCGTCGGAGAAGATCGAAGCACTCATCACGGCGCCAGAGATCAGCGGGAGGCAGTTGTACGTCGGCGAAGGCACGCGGCCGAACAATTTAGTTTGGTTCCTGACGCTCAACGCTCCAAGCATGAGCACGGACTTAGCGCAGCGGAGCATCCCAATCAAGTTGGTTCGCGGCGACAACTCAGGCCCGTGGCTCGAGAACGCCAATCGGTTCGTTGACGACAACCGCCAACGCCTTATCGGCGACATCATCGGCGCGCTGCGGGCCGAGCCATTCCCGCTTAGGACGTTTGGCCGCTGGGCGGCATGGGAGCAAGCGATCGTTTCCCGCCTCCCTGAACCGGGCGAAGCACAGCAAGTGATCGCGGAACGGCAAGCAGCGATCAACACCGACCTAGACGAGTCGGAGATCGTCGAAGAGTTCTTCTGCGACCAACTCGCGAAGCTCGGCTACGACGTGCAGCAAGAATCAATCCGCATCCCCTCAGCCGTCGCCGCTCGGTGGTATGGCTGGGCGATCAATGAGCCAGTGCGGTCGACGGTGGCGTCGAAGCGGATGCACCAACTTTCCGCCGAGGGGCAGATGAAGCGGTTGGCGCCAGAGCCGGGGCGGTCGCATGGCCGTTGCTACGTCTGGACCGGCCCAGCTGCGAATGTGTTTTACGCAAACATCGCAAATGACCTACTTCACCGGATTTCAGCCAATCGGGCGGACACTCAGGACGGGTAGGACGGCAGTTCAACACTGTATCCCATACGCGAGAGCTTTTTCTAATTCAGTCTCTATATGTCCAGGGGGACACAATGCAAAACTCCCGTCCTACCCGTCCTCGTTGTCCTCGTGACGAGTCAGTCGCCGATCGCATTTCAGCCCTACTGGCGAGGTGTGAGGGTGTGCGTCTCGCCCGCGACCTGCCCACCACGTTCGATGCCAAAGGCGAGGCAGCAGCGAGGCGGATCGCCGAGGCTGAGGCTGGACGGACTCTCTGTAAAACGTGTCCGATGCAAGCGGTGCGACCGGGGTAGGGATGGACGGAAGGACCCTGGTCAAATTTTGACCAGCTTTTCCAGGGTCCTTCCGGCCAGTTTCTGAGCCGGACGCAGCTTGCATCGAAGGCACTTTACACATAGTCCGTCCGACCCCGAACGAACCGTTTTAGCCCCGCAGGAGCCACCAGATGCCCCACAACACACGATCATCCTCGACACGAACCGAATGCTACGTAACATCGCCGACGCAGCAGCGCGCCAGCACGGCGCTGCAGTCGAACGCTCCAAATTCTTCCGAGAGCAGGAACGAACGAGCGCGTTAGCTGAAGCCCAGTGGGTTCGCCGCCGCGTGGCTTCGTTCGCGGCAATGGTGCTCACGCCGTCGCAGGCGAAGCGGCATCAGCAGGCCCTCGTCGAAATGGGCGCCGATGGCCTCGTCGAGCTCACCCCGTCGCACGTCCGCGTGACCGACAAGGGCCGGGAGCAACTGACCAATGCCGGTTGATTGGACCAACGTGCCGACGGTCGAGATCCCGCCCCCGCCGAAGGCATACTGCCCGGCGTGCCAGAGCGGCGACTTCACGATCGTTCGCTCAATGGGCGACCAGGGCGACGGCAGCGTGTTCCGTCGTTGCGTGTGCCGCAGCTGCAGCGCGCCGTTTCTCGTCGTCGTTGATCCGATGCTTGCCAGTGACTGGCAGGATCAAGTGGACACCTCGGTAGAGTACCAACATCACCCGAACCGCGAAGGTAACAATGTTCGCTGAACTCCACCAAATGGCCGCCACGATCTACCCGGAAGCGAATCCGAACATCGTCGCGCAGCCCGACGCGTGGCCGACGCCCATTCACTGCTCGGCGTACTGCGTGCCGACGATTACCGCGACGATGCGGGAATACCTGCAGAGCGCCGGAGCGTGGACAGAACCACGCCCGCTGATCGTCATGGTCGACCCGACCGACGACTCCGCGGCGTCGCGCGGCATCTTCATTCACGAACTTGCCCACATTCCGGGCGATTTGGAGCAACCTGCAGAAACGCCGATCACTGCCGATCGCAGGTTTCGACAGGACGCCGAGTTCGCCTATCTCGCGCTCACCCCGATCATCACCGACGAACCACCATGGGCCGGACACGACGCGGCCTTCATCCGCCGAGCATTGCACCTGCACCATCGCGCTGTTGGCCACGGCTGGGCGCTCGGCGTGCGTGACCTGTCGATCGCAGGTCTCCGCTACGGATTAAGTTCCGCATTCGACTACTGGCTCGCGATTGGCGACGAGCCGCTTCGCTGTGAATCGATGCTACTCGCCGAGATTGAACAACTTCCACCACCTGCGGACTTTGCCTCGCTATGGGAGCGCGACCAAGCCGCCTACTACACCCATGCTCGAAAGGAAAACGCATGAGCACCGCTGTCTTTGACCAATTGGAACAACTGAAGGCGCAACGCCTGGAGGCGTTCGAAGAACTCGCCGTGAGGCTCGCCGCCGACGAGGAAGTCGACGTGGCCACGATCGAACAGGTTTGTCGCGAAGCCGATCGAGAGCCAAGTTCGCTTCGCTCGCTCGTGACCAAGTTGGCGGAGCGACGACGACTCCGTGAAGAGCACAAGCGTCTGCCGGCCGTGATCGCGCAACGTGAAGCCCTGCAGGCTAAGATCGACGAGGCAAACGCCGAACTCGAGGCTGCGGTTCAGCGGCATCAGGTTGCCTGCCATCCGCTGCAATGGGAGCAGCGACAGCTCCTAGACGACATGATTCGCCTGGAGCAGATTCCCGCCAAGCTGGGCGTGGAATGCCCGCTGCAGCATCTTCACCGGCGCCAGAGCTCGCTGCAACGTCGTCAGCAGTCGCTTGAGCGAGCGGTGAACGATGCGGAATACACGCTCCGCGGTCACCAATCGACGCTGGCCAACGCTGCACGCGAACGGAATCGAAACATTCCAACGCCCTGGCTTCATTCCGATGCGCCGCCTGAAGCGTCGGAGATCGAGAGCAATGACCCGCTCCGTGATTTGAAGCTGGCTGTCGTGCATGCGGCGGCGATGTTAGCGAAGGCGCGCAAGGCGAGTTCCGAGGCAGCGGCCGAAGCGTCACGCACTTGGGATGAGATGGTTAACTACTAGCCCTGCGGGGCGGAAAGGAATTCACGTGTCAGGAAGATTTCTCTACTTCGTCGGCGGCGATCAGCGACCGGTCGATTTTGAGAAGCTCGCCAAGTGGCAATTGAGCTTCGCGATCGAAACGTCGATCGAGAACCGGCCTGTGAGCACGGGGCCGAGTGGCGGGGCCGGCAACGTGTTCATGGAGGATGCGCCGGGCGTTGACGCTGGGTATTATCCTGACGACCAGACATGGTCGAAGATGCCCGCCGTCGAAGGCCGCCCCGAGCTGTGGATCGGCTACTGGAACGATCGCAAGCCGACGCCGCAAACGCTCAAGCGTGCCAAGCTTCTCCGCGGCCCGGTGCTCACGCTCGCTGACGGCAACGAGTGGCAAGTGCCGATCGTCCGCCGCTACGACGGGGCCGCGCAGCAGTGGCAATGCGAGTTGCCGGCGTACCTCGCCTTCGATGGCACCGGGAAGGTCGGCCCCGGACGCCCGCTGGCGAAGTACGCCCACCTCTGGGATGCGACCGCCACGATCGCAGAACTCCAGTTCGCCAAAGACGCCGGCGACGAAGCCCGTGAGCC
This sequence is a window from Lacipirellula parvula. Protein-coding genes within it:
- a CDS encoding peroxidase family protein; protein product: MLHLAFQRLALSALLAAAISAQCSVACAQTHDRFINGTYNHFSDWQRGSAGSQIIRVNYLTDYATAGGAMIMPPVRPNARTISNTIFKQTADTPSVRGLSNYIMGWGQFLDHDMGLTLNSSVNGVANIDILDPNDPLGPNPIAFNRSKYVINGGREQVNEVTSWIDGSQIYGSDDARAKALRTNNGSGAKLQTSANNLLPYNTTGLTNQNNGPTPASQLFVAGDIRANENSLLTSLQTVFAREHNRLVDIIAAQKPSLNAQEQYNLARKIVGAEVQAITYKEFLPALMGTAAPKPQDFVYNASKDGTVTNSFSSAVFRFGHSTVGSSLLLADNNSQTVANVAFANAFFNPALITNDPTMVDKVLMGASLQKSQEIDLLFNDSVRNVMFGPPGAGGTDLAAVDIQRGRDHGIVDYNELRAAYFLPSLANFNAMDTTTANRNAIRTLYGNNINNVDALVGALAENHIAGTSLGPLMTEIFKDQFTRSRDGDRFFYTGDYNGLYTGGVLNADIASIINLNTIKLADIIKLNTGLTNISSNLFFAGIPSPANPIAGDFNNDGAVNAADLAVWKTGFANGSMTGADFLEWQRNYGKSSATPTAAAVPEPTAIGLAILGATALVGVTRRAVSRRVA
- a CDS encoding endonuclease/exonuclease/phosphatase family protein, encoding MSTSSAFNRTSLLFAASLLAVVFSSSQVAGADAVGSASSVRLKILSCNVRVPQPEDEQAGDGWEARRQLCGDVIVAQRADVVCLQEARGYQVDELKRRLPDFDSTGMSLPVREVVQNNAIMYSRKRFELISSGGFWFSEQPHVAGSFGWDTKSPRHANWARLRDRDNSAEFIVWNTHFDHIGQQAREEQARMVIEASAAFDPVGIPQVLTGDMNAKASNRAIEVLKEGGWHDTYAALHGPRDPGFTFHGFKGEARKAKGGGGKIDWIFTRGDIKPLNAEIIRDGRDGRYPSDHYFLSATLELPINAK
- a CDS encoding bifunctional DNA primase/polymerase, whose amino-acid sequence is MQEATINGHDVLDDLLEEGERLIARGWRIIPCNGKIPCDYRGEPAKGWNKLPATVERLRIGLKAASDPGIGLVMGADSKKIDMEVDDDSEIKARDHLWRDVERPVTLAFQSKRGRHDIYAFDPRLASIPFEVLEYSDGDGNKFKIRLGTNDGGAQSVIPPTAPRAWIEGLGPDDVDAALLPDVVVLRLLACAEAKKPKQTRSRPTGVGIRHDALDAVRKSTTNMEDGGDGSKRLFTAACRSVELNCSDIEAVATINAYAAERPFPKGFTDAEILQRIRDAEGVVQRGEALAIRNYEEVEIEEEGETKVIKVPSPIGDVVAAAKFVTGNWPRRSGGTLFVDDSHGLAFLEKNPTPALFGFLRSRCNNVDWYSSGRFCTQSEFASEFTRTATTYDSIENTPHEPARPATYYRCDVPPAGDGRYLRKFLDLFRPETTIDRDLIQAAAMSLLWGGPFGATPAFAVTSDHGRGVGKTSMVQLLTRIVGGSIDVSANEDGDKLTTRLLTPAARTKRAALWDNIKSMKLSSEKIEALITAPEISGRQLYVGEGTRPNNLVWFLTLNAPSMSTDLAQRSIPIKLVRGDNSGPWLENANRFVDDNRQRLIGDIIGALRAEPFPLRTFGRWAAWEQAIVSRLPEPGEAQQVIAERQAAINTDLDESEIVEEFFCDQLAKLGYDVQQESIRIPSAVAARWYGWAINEPVRSTVASKRMHQLSAEGQMKRLAPEPGRSHGRCYVWTGPAANVFYANIANDLLHRISANRADTQDG